CCGGGGTCGGCCAGGTCACCTCCAGCTTCGGCGTGGCGCAATTCCGTCCCCCGGAGAGCGCCGATGCCTGGCTCGACCGCGCCGATGATGCCCTCTACCGGGCCAAGGCGGCGGGGCGTAACCGAGTCTGGATCGCCAGCGACTGACCGTAAGGCACGACGGATACCGACTCAAGGAGCTCATTGGCCGGCGGATGGACACCAAGACCCTGATCATTGTCGCCCTCATGGTGGCCCTGGCGATCACCCTGAGTATGGCCGTCATCCTATGGACGCGCCGGACCTATCCCGGTTTCGGGTACTGGGTCGCCGGGCTGGCTTGTGGCGGCCTGGCGTCGGTGCTCTTCCTGCTGCCCCGGGATCAGTTTCCACCCTGGTTGACCATCGTGCTGGCCAATT
This is a stretch of genomic DNA from Deltaproteobacteria bacterium. It encodes these proteins:
- a CDS encoding diguanylate cyclase, translating into GVGQVTSSFGVAQFRPPESADAWLDRADDALYRAKAAGRNRVWIASD